The proteins below are encoded in one region of Drosophila santomea strain STO CAGO 1482 chromosome 2R, Prin_Dsan_1.1, whole genome shotgun sequence:
- the LOC120445637 gene encoding choline/ethanolamine kinase isoform X3, whose translation MSTNLQKATLEEIRIAAARICRDYLTGPWKVVTPQNLVVKRIRRDLKTLLKHNISKILFSSSGGLSNFLYYVSLPNLNDYDELEEQKQQQANVKVSEDVIAATETMTNSSMIFTHDDDSAAKAVGVTFVATKLIKNEDVTEAAPSAKQAHKRQRCDSDSRDSSSSKRLHALKQEPREVLLRIYGQTHGDHALESMITESVVFALLSERNFGPKLHGIFPGGRIEQYIPARALTTAELGEQRILMKVAEKMGEIHSLNIPMSKEPDWIWNCMQRWVSGLESIVSGSVQTNPKSSVVKKQMQLMRTFDYVQEIAWIRSIIDEGEYPVVFCHNDLQEGNILMRQSTAGQNDGTPRESISSLRSNFDETLGDSLDGNSNISDTETNKSHSVSPSPCTELDTTNDSALDASFIGDNEPDLIIIDFEYCAYNYRGYDLANHFIEWTFDYTNPQFPYFYHNSTNCATVQQRRDFIVNYLKKYHDDENYNITGQELIKVDGEIQFFTMLSHLFWSLWSVINVTSAIEFGYWEYGIARILEYQKLKAAYQAK comes from the exons GCGACCCTTGAGGAAATTCGCATTGCGGCCGCGCGTATTTGCCGAGACTATCTAACTGGACCCTGGAAAGTGGTTACTCCACAGAATTTGGTGGTGAAGCGCATAAG GAGAGACTTAAAGACTCTACTGAAGCACAACATttcaaaaatacttttttctTCCAGTGGCGGTCTGtcaaattttttgtattacgTAAGCCTTCCCAATTTAAATGACTACGATGAACTGGAggaacaaaaacagcagcaggcaAATGTCAAAGTCAGCGAAGATGTCATAGCGGCCACCGAAACTATGACCAATAGCAGCATGATTTTCACTCACGACGATGACTCGGCTGCCAAGGCGGTTGGTGTAACATTCGTGGCGacgaaattaataaaaaacgaaGACGTCACTGAAGCAGCACCAAGCGCCAAACAAGCACACAAACGTCAGCGGTGCGATAGTGATAGTCGCGACTCCAGTTCTTCGAAACGATTGCACGCCCTCAAGCAGGAACCCCGTGAG GTCCTACTGCGAATTTATGGTCAGACCCATGGCGATCACGCGCTGGAGAGCATGATTACCGAGTCCGTAGTATTCGCCCTTCTCAGTGAACGAAACTTCGGCCCGAAACTGCACGGAATCTTTCCGGGTGGACGCATTGAGCAATATATTCCG GCACGCGCTTTGACCACAGCAGAATTAGGAGAGCAACGAATATTGATGAAAGTTGCAGAGAAAATGGGTGAGATCCACAGTCTCAATATACCCATGTCTAAAGAACCCGATTGGATATGGAATTGTATGCAGCGTTGGGTTTCCGGTTTAGAGAGCATTGTTAGCGGCAGTGTTCAAACGAATCCAAAATCGTCGGTAGTGAAGAAGCAAATGCAATTGATGCGGACTTTTGACTACGTTCAAGAAATCGCCTGGATTAGGTCGATTATCGATGAAGGGGAATATCCAGTTGTGTTCTGTCACAATGATCTGCAAGAAGGCAACATTCTAATGAGACAATCGACAGCTGGTCAAAACGATGGGACCCCCCGGGAATCTATAAGTAGCCTGAG aTCCAACTTCGATGAAACATTGGGTGATAGCCTTGATGGAAATAGCAATATATCGGACACAGAGACAAA CAAATCACATAGCGTGTCGCCTTCACCATGTACTGAGCTGGACACAACGAATGACTCAGCCCTGGATGCCAGCTTCATAGGCGATAATGAGCCGGATCTTATTATCATTGACTTTGAATATTGTGCCTACAACTACCGTGGTTATGATCTTGCCAATCATTTTATTGAGTGGACTTTCGACTACACCAATCCACAGTTCCCTTACTTCTACCATAACTCAACCAACTGCGCAACTGTGCAGCAGCGCCGCGACTTTATTGTAAACTATTTAAAGAAGTATCACGATGACGAGAACTATAATATCACTGGTCAGGAGCTGATAAAAGTAGACGGTGAGATTCAGTTCTTTACAATGCTGTCTCATCTATTCTGGAGCCTTTGGTCCGTAATTAATGTCACATCGGCGATTGAGTTTGGTTATTGG GAATATGGTATTGCTCGAATTCTGGAATATCAAAAGCTAAAGGCAGCTTATCAAgctaaataa
- the LOC120445637 gene encoding choline/ethanolamine kinase isoform X1: MKQRNRRNNKALKRRQQPDNNNQKCCLSKKHFNSNATLEEIRIAAARICRDYLTGPWKVVTPQNLVVKRIRRDLKTLLKHNISKILFSSSGGLSNFLYYVSLPNLNDYDELEEQKQQQANVKVSEDVIAATETMTNSSMIFTHDDDSAAKAVGVTFVATKLIKNEDVTEAAPSAKQAHKRQRCDSDSRDSSSSKRLHALKQEPREVLLRIYGQTHGDHALESMITESVVFALLSERNFGPKLHGIFPGGRIEQYIPARALTTAELGEQRILMKVAEKMGEIHSLNIPMSKEPDWIWNCMQRWVSGLESIVSGSVQTNPKSSVVKKQMQLMRTFDYVQEIAWIRSIIDEGEYPVVFCHNDLQEGNILMRQSTAGQNDGTPRESISSLRSNFDETLGDSLDGNSNISDTETNKSHSVSPSPCTELDTTNDSALDASFIGDNEPDLIIIDFEYCAYNYRGYDLANHFIEWTFDYTNPQFPYFYHNSTNCATVQQRRDFIVNYLKKYHDDENYNITGQELIKVDGEIQFFTMLSHLFWSLWSVINVTSAIEFGYWEYGIARILEYQKLKAAYQAK, encoded by the exons ATGAAACAGCGAAATCGTAGGAATAATAAAGCACTCAAACGTCGCCAGCAGCCAGACAATAATAATCAAAAGTGTTGTTTGAgtaaaaagcattttaatagcAAT GCGACCCTTGAGGAAATTCGCATTGCGGCCGCGCGTATTTGCCGAGACTATCTAACTGGACCCTGGAAAGTGGTTACTCCACAGAATTTGGTGGTGAAGCGCATAAG GAGAGACTTAAAGACTCTACTGAAGCACAACATttcaaaaatacttttttctTCCAGTGGCGGTCTGtcaaattttttgtattacgTAAGCCTTCCCAATTTAAATGACTACGATGAACTGGAggaacaaaaacagcagcaggcaAATGTCAAAGTCAGCGAAGATGTCATAGCGGCCACCGAAACTATGACCAATAGCAGCATGATTTTCACTCACGACGATGACTCGGCTGCCAAGGCGGTTGGTGTAACATTCGTGGCGacgaaattaataaaaaacgaaGACGTCACTGAAGCAGCACCAAGCGCCAAACAAGCACACAAACGTCAGCGGTGCGATAGTGATAGTCGCGACTCCAGTTCTTCGAAACGATTGCACGCCCTCAAGCAGGAACCCCGTGAG GTCCTACTGCGAATTTATGGTCAGACCCATGGCGATCACGCGCTGGAGAGCATGATTACCGAGTCCGTAGTATTCGCCCTTCTCAGTGAACGAAACTTCGGCCCGAAACTGCACGGAATCTTTCCGGGTGGACGCATTGAGCAATATATTCCG GCACGCGCTTTGACCACAGCAGAATTAGGAGAGCAACGAATATTGATGAAAGTTGCAGAGAAAATGGGTGAGATCCACAGTCTCAATATACCCATGTCTAAAGAACCCGATTGGATATGGAATTGTATGCAGCGTTGGGTTTCCGGTTTAGAGAGCATTGTTAGCGGCAGTGTTCAAACGAATCCAAAATCGTCGGTAGTGAAGAAGCAAATGCAATTGATGCGGACTTTTGACTACGTTCAAGAAATCGCCTGGATTAGGTCGATTATCGATGAAGGGGAATATCCAGTTGTGTTCTGTCACAATGATCTGCAAGAAGGCAACATTCTAATGAGACAATCGACAGCTGGTCAAAACGATGGGACCCCCCGGGAATCTATAAGTAGCCTGAG aTCCAACTTCGATGAAACATTGGGTGATAGCCTTGATGGAAATAGCAATATATCGGACACAGAGACAAA CAAATCACATAGCGTGTCGCCTTCACCATGTACTGAGCTGGACACAACGAATGACTCAGCCCTGGATGCCAGCTTCATAGGCGATAATGAGCCGGATCTTATTATCATTGACTTTGAATATTGTGCCTACAACTACCGTGGTTATGATCTTGCCAATCATTTTATTGAGTGGACTTTCGACTACACCAATCCACAGTTCCCTTACTTCTACCATAACTCAACCAACTGCGCAACTGTGCAGCAGCGCCGCGACTTTATTGTAAACTATTTAAAGAAGTATCACGATGACGAGAACTATAATATCACTGGTCAGGAGCTGATAAAAGTAGACGGTGAGATTCAGTTCTTTACAATGCTGTCTCATCTATTCTGGAGCCTTTGGTCCGTAATTAATGTCACATCGGCGATTGAGTTTGGTTATTGG GAATATGGTATTGCTCGAATTCTGGAATATCAAAAGCTAAAGGCAGCTTATCAAgctaaataa
- the LOC120445637 gene encoding choline/ethanolamine kinase isoform X2 — protein sequence MKQRNRRNNKALKRRQQPDNNNQKCCLSKKHFNSNATLEEIRIAAARICRDYLTGPWKVVTPQNLVVKRISGGLSNFLYYVSLPNLNDYDELEEQKQQQANVKVSEDVIAATETMTNSSMIFTHDDDSAAKAVGVTFVATKLIKNEDVTEAAPSAKQAHKRQRCDSDSRDSSSSKRLHALKQEPREVLLRIYGQTHGDHALESMITESVVFALLSERNFGPKLHGIFPGGRIEQYIPARALTTAELGEQRILMKVAEKMGEIHSLNIPMSKEPDWIWNCMQRWVSGLESIVSGSVQTNPKSSVVKKQMQLMRTFDYVQEIAWIRSIIDEGEYPVVFCHNDLQEGNILMRQSTAGQNDGTPRESISSLRSNFDETLGDSLDGNSNISDTETNKSHSVSPSPCTELDTTNDSALDASFIGDNEPDLIIIDFEYCAYNYRGYDLANHFIEWTFDYTNPQFPYFYHNSTNCATVQQRRDFIVNYLKKYHDDENYNITGQELIKVDGEIQFFTMLSHLFWSLWSVINVTSAIEFGYWEYGIARILEYQKLKAAYQAK from the exons ATGAAACAGCGAAATCGTAGGAATAATAAAGCACTCAAACGTCGCCAGCAGCCAGACAATAATAATCAAAAGTGTTGTTTGAgtaaaaagcattttaatagcAAT GCGACCCTTGAGGAAATTCGCATTGCGGCCGCGCGTATTTGCCGAGACTATCTAACTGGACCCTGGAAAGTGGTTACTCCACAGAATTTGGTGGTGAAGCGCATAAG TGGCGGTCTGtcaaattttttgtattacgTAAGCCTTCCCAATTTAAATGACTACGATGAACTGGAggaacaaaaacagcagcaggcaAATGTCAAAGTCAGCGAAGATGTCATAGCGGCCACCGAAACTATGACCAATAGCAGCATGATTTTCACTCACGACGATGACTCGGCTGCCAAGGCGGTTGGTGTAACATTCGTGGCGacgaaattaataaaaaacgaaGACGTCACTGAAGCAGCACCAAGCGCCAAACAAGCACACAAACGTCAGCGGTGCGATAGTGATAGTCGCGACTCCAGTTCTTCGAAACGATTGCACGCCCTCAAGCAGGAACCCCGTGAG GTCCTACTGCGAATTTATGGTCAGACCCATGGCGATCACGCGCTGGAGAGCATGATTACCGAGTCCGTAGTATTCGCCCTTCTCAGTGAACGAAACTTCGGCCCGAAACTGCACGGAATCTTTCCGGGTGGACGCATTGAGCAATATATTCCG GCACGCGCTTTGACCACAGCAGAATTAGGAGAGCAACGAATATTGATGAAAGTTGCAGAGAAAATGGGTGAGATCCACAGTCTCAATATACCCATGTCTAAAGAACCCGATTGGATATGGAATTGTATGCAGCGTTGGGTTTCCGGTTTAGAGAGCATTGTTAGCGGCAGTGTTCAAACGAATCCAAAATCGTCGGTAGTGAAGAAGCAAATGCAATTGATGCGGACTTTTGACTACGTTCAAGAAATCGCCTGGATTAGGTCGATTATCGATGAAGGGGAATATCCAGTTGTGTTCTGTCACAATGATCTGCAAGAAGGCAACATTCTAATGAGACAATCGACAGCTGGTCAAAACGATGGGACCCCCCGGGAATCTATAAGTAGCCTGAG aTCCAACTTCGATGAAACATTGGGTGATAGCCTTGATGGAAATAGCAATATATCGGACACAGAGACAAA CAAATCACATAGCGTGTCGCCTTCACCATGTACTGAGCTGGACACAACGAATGACTCAGCCCTGGATGCCAGCTTCATAGGCGATAATGAGCCGGATCTTATTATCATTGACTTTGAATATTGTGCCTACAACTACCGTGGTTATGATCTTGCCAATCATTTTATTGAGTGGACTTTCGACTACACCAATCCACAGTTCCCTTACTTCTACCATAACTCAACCAACTGCGCAACTGTGCAGCAGCGCCGCGACTTTATTGTAAACTATTTAAAGAAGTATCACGATGACGAGAACTATAATATCACTGGTCAGGAGCTGATAAAAGTAGACGGTGAGATTCAGTTCTTTACAATGCTGTCTCATCTATTCTGGAGCCTTTGGTCCGTAATTAATGTCACATCGGCGATTGAGTTTGGTTATTGG GAATATGGTATTGCTCGAATTCTGGAATATCAAAAGCTAAAGGCAGCTTATCAAgctaaataa
- the LOC120445637 gene encoding choline/ethanolamine kinase isoform X4 — protein MSTNLQKATLEEIRIAAARICRDYLTGPWKVVTPQNLVVKRISGGLSNFLYYVSLPNLNDYDELEEQKQQQANVKVSEDVIAATETMTNSSMIFTHDDDSAAKAVGVTFVATKLIKNEDVTEAAPSAKQAHKRQRCDSDSRDSSSSKRLHALKQEPREVLLRIYGQTHGDHALESMITESVVFALLSERNFGPKLHGIFPGGRIEQYIPARALTTAELGEQRILMKVAEKMGEIHSLNIPMSKEPDWIWNCMQRWVSGLESIVSGSVQTNPKSSVVKKQMQLMRTFDYVQEIAWIRSIIDEGEYPVVFCHNDLQEGNILMRQSTAGQNDGTPRESISSLRSNFDETLGDSLDGNSNISDTETNKSHSVSPSPCTELDTTNDSALDASFIGDNEPDLIIIDFEYCAYNYRGYDLANHFIEWTFDYTNPQFPYFYHNSTNCATVQQRRDFIVNYLKKYHDDENYNITGQELIKVDGEIQFFTMLSHLFWSLWSVINVTSAIEFGYWEYGIARILEYQKLKAAYQAK, from the exons GCGACCCTTGAGGAAATTCGCATTGCGGCCGCGCGTATTTGCCGAGACTATCTAACTGGACCCTGGAAAGTGGTTACTCCACAGAATTTGGTGGTGAAGCGCATAAG TGGCGGTCTGtcaaattttttgtattacgTAAGCCTTCCCAATTTAAATGACTACGATGAACTGGAggaacaaaaacagcagcaggcaAATGTCAAAGTCAGCGAAGATGTCATAGCGGCCACCGAAACTATGACCAATAGCAGCATGATTTTCACTCACGACGATGACTCGGCTGCCAAGGCGGTTGGTGTAACATTCGTGGCGacgaaattaataaaaaacgaaGACGTCACTGAAGCAGCACCAAGCGCCAAACAAGCACACAAACGTCAGCGGTGCGATAGTGATAGTCGCGACTCCAGTTCTTCGAAACGATTGCACGCCCTCAAGCAGGAACCCCGTGAG GTCCTACTGCGAATTTATGGTCAGACCCATGGCGATCACGCGCTGGAGAGCATGATTACCGAGTCCGTAGTATTCGCCCTTCTCAGTGAACGAAACTTCGGCCCGAAACTGCACGGAATCTTTCCGGGTGGACGCATTGAGCAATATATTCCG GCACGCGCTTTGACCACAGCAGAATTAGGAGAGCAACGAATATTGATGAAAGTTGCAGAGAAAATGGGTGAGATCCACAGTCTCAATATACCCATGTCTAAAGAACCCGATTGGATATGGAATTGTATGCAGCGTTGGGTTTCCGGTTTAGAGAGCATTGTTAGCGGCAGTGTTCAAACGAATCCAAAATCGTCGGTAGTGAAGAAGCAAATGCAATTGATGCGGACTTTTGACTACGTTCAAGAAATCGCCTGGATTAGGTCGATTATCGATGAAGGGGAATATCCAGTTGTGTTCTGTCACAATGATCTGCAAGAAGGCAACATTCTAATGAGACAATCGACAGCTGGTCAAAACGATGGGACCCCCCGGGAATCTATAAGTAGCCTGAG aTCCAACTTCGATGAAACATTGGGTGATAGCCTTGATGGAAATAGCAATATATCGGACACAGAGACAAA CAAATCACATAGCGTGTCGCCTTCACCATGTACTGAGCTGGACACAACGAATGACTCAGCCCTGGATGCCAGCTTCATAGGCGATAATGAGCCGGATCTTATTATCATTGACTTTGAATATTGTGCCTACAACTACCGTGGTTATGATCTTGCCAATCATTTTATTGAGTGGACTTTCGACTACACCAATCCACAGTTCCCTTACTTCTACCATAACTCAACCAACTGCGCAACTGTGCAGCAGCGCCGCGACTTTATTGTAAACTATTTAAAGAAGTATCACGATGACGAGAACTATAATATCACTGGTCAGGAGCTGATAAAAGTAGACGGTGAGATTCAGTTCTTTACAATGCTGTCTCATCTATTCTGGAGCCTTTGGTCCGTAATTAATGTCACATCGGCGATTGAGTTTGGTTATTGG GAATATGGTATTGCTCGAATTCTGGAATATCAAAAGCTAAAGGCAGCTTATCAAgctaaataa